In Glycine max cultivar Williams 82 chromosome 7, Glycine_max_v4.0, whole genome shotgun sequence, a single window of DNA contains:
- the LOC100792405 gene encoding protein SAR DEFICIENT 1 isoform X1: protein MAAKRFFNDSDQDPDNPGDKRMRNTRPSFASVIGEVVMIKNMENLFSAMEPLLRRVIGEEVDRVMRQWPHSFARSPSLRLQALDQQQPSTLQLWFSKRLSLPIFTGSRILEVDGKPINIVLMDKSSGKVVPTSLPHAIKLEIVVLDGDFPPDDNDEDWTSEEFNRHVVKERIGKRPLLAGELNVIMRDGIAPIGDIEFTDNSCWIRCRKFRVAVRVAPGTNQGGVRIREAISEAFAVKDHRGELYKKHYPPMLHDEVWRLEKIGKDGAFHRKLSSEGIKTVQDFLKLAVIDTLKLRNILGIGMSDKMWEVTIKHAMTCDTGSKMHIYRGPDYTIFLDPVCKLIRADFNGHTFSNRDAMSPLNKAYIDKLVKEAYARWNNLEEIDGVLNDNIALLTQGDQTVEQFANNQPAAASVVTYDQNQYYSDKSGSYVANNNTQMGCCEWSLNQAYSPAPFANGFPFSFSVTQSDGEITASGSSSVDVDVITRQN from the exons ATGGCTGCAAAAAGGTTTTTCAATGATTCTGATCAAGACCCTGATAACCCTGGCGACAAACGGATGAGGAATACTAGACCTTCTTTTGCTTC GGTTATTGGAGAAGTGGTTATGATAAAAAACATGGAAAATCTTTTCTCAGCCATGGAGCCTTTGCTGAGAAGAGTG ATTGGCGAAGAAGTTGACCGAGTTATGAGACAATGGCCACACTCCTTTGCTAGGTCTCCTTCATTGAGGCTCCAAGCATTGGatcaacaacaaccttcaacTTTACAACTATGGTTCAGCAAAAGGCTTTCCCTTCCAATTTTCACAGGTAGCAGAATTCTTGAGGTTGATGGAAAACCCATCAACATAGTTCTGATGGACAAAAGCAGTGGCAAAGTGGTACCCACAAGTCTCCCACATGCCATCAAGCTAGAGATTGTGGTTCTTGATGGAGATTTTCCCCCTGATGATAATGACGAGGATTGGACTAGTGAGGAATTCAACAGGCACGTAGTGAAGGAGAGAATTGGGAAGCGACCATTGCTTGCAGGAGAATTGAATGTGATCATGCGTGATGGAATTGCACCAATCGGGGACATTGAGTTCACTGATAATTCATGCTGGATTCGTTGCCGGAAGTTCCGAGTGGCGGTGAGGGTGGCACCGGGGACTAATCAAGGTGGTGTTCGGATTCGTGAAGCCATATCTGAGGCGTTTGCTGTCAAGGATCACCGTGGAGAAT TGTacaaaaaacactaccctccaATGCTTCACGACGAAGTGTGGCGCTTAGAGAAGATAGGTAAAGATGGAGCTTTCCACAGGAAATTGTCATCAGAGGGGATCAAAACAGTGCAAGACTTTCTCAAACTAGCAGTCATTGATACTCTTAAGCTAAGAAAT ATTTTAGGGATCGGGATGTCAGACAAAATGTGGGAAGTCACTATCAAGCACGCAATGACTTGTGATACTGGGAGCAAGATGCACATTTATCGTGGACCAGATTATACTATTTTTCTGGATCCAGTGTGCAAATTAATTAGAGCAGATTTTAATGGACATACATTTTCCAACAGAGATGCGATGAGCCCTTTGAATAAG GCCTATATAGACAAATTGGTGAAAGAAGCATATGCGAGATGGAATAACTTGGAGGAGATTGACGGAGTTCTGAATGATAACATTGCTTTGTTAACCCAAG GTGATCAAACTGTGGAACAATTTGCAAACAATCAACCTGCAGCAGCATCAGTAGTCACATATGATCAGAATCAGTATTACAGTGACAAATCTGGCAGCTATGTAGCAAACAACAATACACAAATGGGATGCTGTGAGTGGTCACTGAATCAAGCCTATAGCCCAGCACCGTTTGCTAATGGCTTTCCTTTTAGTTTCTCAGTGACACAATCAGATGGTGAGATAACCGCTTCTGGTTCTAGCTCTGTGGATGTTGATGTGATCACAAGGCAGAATTAA
- the LOC100792405 gene encoding protein SAR DEFICIENT 1 isoform X2: protein MRQWPHSFARSPSLRLQALDQQQPSTLQLWFSKRLSLPIFTGSRILEVDGKPINIVLMDKSSGKVVPTSLPHAIKLEIVVLDGDFPPDDNDEDWTSEEFNRHVVKERIGKRPLLAGELNVIMRDGIAPIGDIEFTDNSCWIRCRKFRVAVRVAPGTNQGGVRIREAISEAFAVKDHRGELYKKHYPPMLHDEVWRLEKIGKDGAFHRKLSSEGIKTVQDFLKLAVIDTLKLRNILGIGMSDKMWEVTIKHAMTCDTGSKMHIYRGPDYTIFLDPVCKLIRADFNGHTFSNRDAMSPLNKAYIDKLVKEAYARWNNLEEIDGVLNDNIALLTQGDQTVEQFANNQPAAASVVTYDQNQYYSDKSGSYVANNNTQMGCCEWSLNQAYSPAPFANGFPFSFSVTQSDGEITASGSSSVDVDVITRQN, encoded by the exons ATGAGACAATGGCCACACTCCTTTGCTAGGTCTCCTTCATTGAGGCTCCAAGCATTGGatcaacaacaaccttcaacTTTACAACTATGGTTCAGCAAAAGGCTTTCCCTTCCAATTTTCACAGGTAGCAGAATTCTTGAGGTTGATGGAAAACCCATCAACATAGTTCTGATGGACAAAAGCAGTGGCAAAGTGGTACCCACAAGTCTCCCACATGCCATCAAGCTAGAGATTGTGGTTCTTGATGGAGATTTTCCCCCTGATGATAATGACGAGGATTGGACTAGTGAGGAATTCAACAGGCACGTAGTGAAGGAGAGAATTGGGAAGCGACCATTGCTTGCAGGAGAATTGAATGTGATCATGCGTGATGGAATTGCACCAATCGGGGACATTGAGTTCACTGATAATTCATGCTGGATTCGTTGCCGGAAGTTCCGAGTGGCGGTGAGGGTGGCACCGGGGACTAATCAAGGTGGTGTTCGGATTCGTGAAGCCATATCTGAGGCGTTTGCTGTCAAGGATCACCGTGGAGAAT TGTacaaaaaacactaccctccaATGCTTCACGACGAAGTGTGGCGCTTAGAGAAGATAGGTAAAGATGGAGCTTTCCACAGGAAATTGTCATCAGAGGGGATCAAAACAGTGCAAGACTTTCTCAAACTAGCAGTCATTGATACTCTTAAGCTAAGAAAT ATTTTAGGGATCGGGATGTCAGACAAAATGTGGGAAGTCACTATCAAGCACGCAATGACTTGTGATACTGGGAGCAAGATGCACATTTATCGTGGACCAGATTATACTATTTTTCTGGATCCAGTGTGCAAATTAATTAGAGCAGATTTTAATGGACATACATTTTCCAACAGAGATGCGATGAGCCCTTTGAATAAG GCCTATATAGACAAATTGGTGAAAGAAGCATATGCGAGATGGAATAACTTGGAGGAGATTGACGGAGTTCTGAATGATAACATTGCTTTGTTAACCCAAG GTGATCAAACTGTGGAACAATTTGCAAACAATCAACCTGCAGCAGCATCAGTAGTCACATATGATCAGAATCAGTATTACAGTGACAAATCTGGCAGCTATGTAGCAAACAACAATACACAAATGGGATGCTGTGAGTGGTCACTGAATCAAGCCTATAGCCCAGCACCGTTTGCTAATGGCTTTCCTTTTAGTTTCTCAGTGACACAATCAGATGGTGAGATAACCGCTTCTGGTTCTAGCTCTGTGGATGTTGATGTGATCACAAGGCAGAATTAA
- the LOC100792936 gene encoding LEAF RUST 10 DISEASE-RESISTANCEUS RECEPTOR-LIKE PROTEIN KINASE-like 2.3, producing the protein MDEHNHIHMHIPMLLTSIVILLTTLPQSYCDFDYSVCKERPYNCGNLSDIFYSFWGQNRPLQCGGGGQTFELKCHDDDNTTILIGSQNFTVKEINTNAQTMRVVQTDLVLNFCSPQFEDTYVNSTQFRYSPSVYNITIFYDCLRMTDFPHGFGQNFTCGDVLSYFVVEYDEVLSNEFPRCKRRSHVPAEAPLDYTAPGAGYNNLIQVIDRGFEFRYDVSQDCTRCLGSEGECWSDCNDIDQNVLSCYYCPDGSHGLHCSPSKSEHNISRKIIILLGVASVVIGGFMICIIICCSKYWPTDQVKFWLTIKRNRDIESFLENHGALTLKRYKFSDVKKMTNSFNIKLGQGGFGSVYKGELTGCPVAVKLLNSSKGHGEEFINEVASISKTSHVNVVTLLGFCLEGSKKALIYEFMHNGSLDKFIYSKGLEATPSLSWDNLWQIVLGIARGLEYLHRGCNTRILHFDIKPHNILLDENLCPKISDFGFAKLCPRKKSTISMSDARGTIGYVAPEVWNRHFGGISHKSDVYSYGMMLLEMVGGRKNINAEASHTSEIFFPHWVYNRLEHDSDLRPDGVMAIEENEVARRMTLVGLWCVQTIPKDRPTMSKVIDMLEGNINSLEMPPKPMLSSPTRSVPKSPIS; encoded by the exons ATGGATGAGCATAATCACATCCATATGCATATTCCCATGCTTCTTACATCCATAGTTATATTGTTAACCACTTTGCCACAGTCCTACTGTGATTTCGATTATTCTGTTTGTAAGGAGAGGCCATACAACTGCGGGAACCTGTCCGACATCTTCTATTCTTTCTGGGGACAGAACCGACCTCTTCAATGTGGCGGCGGTGGCCAAACATTCGAACTCAAATGCCATGATGACGATAATACTACAATTCTAATTGGCTCACAAAATTTCACAGTGAAGGAGATTAACACCAACGCTCAAACCATGAGAGTGGTACAAACAGACCTTGTCCTCAATTTTTGTTCTCCGCAATTTGAGGACACTTACGTAAACTCCACTCAGTTCCGGTACTCCCCTTCAGTGTACAACATCACCATATTCTACGATTGTCTGCGCATGACAGATTTCCCTCATGGTTTTGGACAGAACTTTACGTGCGGGGATGTTTTGTCTTATTTTGTAGTGGAATATGATGAGGTGCTGTCAAATGAATTTCCGCGTTGCAAGCGACGTTCACACGTGCCGGCTGAGGCTCCTCTGGATTATACTGCTCCTGGTGCCGGATATAATAATTTGATACAAGTTATTGATAGAGGGTTTGAGTTCAGGTATGATGTTTCTCAAGATTGCACAAGATGCCTGGGAAGTGAAGGAGAATGCTGGAGCGATTGTAATGATATTGATCAAAATGTACTTTCATGTTATTATTGTCCAGATGGATCTCATGGCCTGCACTGTTCTCCTTCCAAAA GtgaacataatatatcaaggaAAATCATCATCTTATTAG GTGTTGCAAGTGTGGTAATTGGGGGCTTCATGATATGCATCATTATTTGCTGTAGTAAATATTGGCCAACAGATCAAGTAAAATTTTGGTTGACGATAAAAAGAAATCGGGATATTGAATCATTCTTAGAAAACCATGGAGCCTTAACtctaaaaagatataaattctCAGATGTTAAGAAAATGACTAACTCTTTCAATATTAAATTGGGACAAGGTGGCTTTGGTAGTGTGTACAAAGGAGAACTTACTGGTTGTCCAGTGGCAGTGAAGTTATTGAATTCATCCAAAGGACATGGAGAAGAATTTATCAATGAGGTTGCTAGCATCAGCAAAACTTCTCATGTTAATGTTGTTACACTTCTTGGATTCTGTTTGGAAGGCAGCAAGAAAGCTCTCATCTATGAATTTATGCATAATGGTTCCCTTGACAAGTTTATTTACAGCAAGGGACTTGAAGCCACTCCATCGTTGAGTTGGGATAATTTGTGGCAAATTGTCTTAGGGATAGCCAGAGGACTAGAGTACTTGCATAGGGGTTGCAACACTCGAATTTTACATTTTGACATAAAACCACATAACATTCTATTGGATGAGAATCTATGTCCCAAGATATCAGATTTTGGGTTTGCAAAGCTTTGTCCCAGGAAAAAGAGCACTATTTCCATGTCAGATGCTAGAGGAACAATTGGGTATGTAGCTCCTGAAGTGTGGAATAGACATTTTGGTGGAATTTCACACAAATCTGATGTTTATAGTTATGGAATGATGTTGCTAGAAATGGTAGGAGGGAGGAAAAATATTAATGCTGAAGCAAGTCACACAAGTGAGATATTCTTCCCACACTGGGTATATAACAGGCTAGAGCATGACAGTGACTTGAGGCCTGATGGGGTGATGGCCATAGAAGAAAATGAGGTAGCAAGGAGAATGACTCTAGTCGGTTTATGGTGCGTTCAAACGATTCCAAAAGATAGACCTACAATGAGCAAAGTAATAGATATGCTAGAAGGCAACATAAATTCCCTTGAAATGCCCCCAAAGCCTATGCTTTCTTCTCCCACTAGATCAGTGCCAAAATCTCCCATTAGTTAA
- the LOC100793451 gene encoding LEAF RUST 10 DISEASE-RESISTANCEUS RECEPTOR-LIKE PROTEIN KINASE-like 2.1, which produces MSILNNHIPMLLTSLRTISWLLLTTLPQSQSQTPADHSFSVCNEQSYNCGTLSNISYPFWGLNRSRQCGRGGDAFKLTCHDDKTTSIRIATQNFTVKDINITAQTMILVRADLALNVCSPQFGDTYLSPSLFQYGSSVYNITIFYNCSSTSYIDTSLAAFKCGYENTLFTDGVEYGLLRTFPWLERCGRQVQVPLDVVYDSNGGRDFLKQAFTSGFLVNYTVLNTVPVDNSKVNLTRKIIVAVGVVMGGFITCIVIIYCCSCKYMSSTQVKFWLTGKNDLDIEAFLKDRGTLAQKRYKFSEVKKMTNSFKVKLGEGGFGAVYKGELLSGCPVAVKILNSSKGNGEGFINEVSSISRTAHVNVVTLFGFCLEDSKKALIYEFMHNGSLDKFIYNKGLEATASLSWDNLWQISLGIARGLEYLHRGCNTRILHFDIKPHNILLDENFCPKISDFGLAKLCPRKESIISMSYARGTVGYVAPEVCNKHFGGISHKSDVYSYGMMLLEMVGVKKNINAEVSQTSEYFPDWIYSRLEQGGDLTTDGEIATEEKEMARRMTIVGLWCVQTIPQDRPTMSRVIDMLEGNMNSLEMPPKPVLSSPARSVPEFTTSSLQSG; this is translated from the exons ATGTCAATACTCAATAATCATATCCCCATGCTCCTTACGTCCCTACGCACCATCTCTTGGTTATTGTTAACCACTTTGCCTCAGTCTCAGTCTCAAACACCCGCTGATCACAGTTTTTCTGTTTGTAATGAGCAGTCATACAACTGCGGAACATTGTCCAACATCTCCTATCCTTTCTGGGGACTCAACCGATCCCGTCAATGTGGCCGCGGTGGTGACGCATTCAAGCTCACATGCCATGATGATAAGACTACTTCAATCCGAATTGCCACTCAAAATTTCACAGTGAAGGACATCAACATCACCGCTCAAACCATGATATTGGTGCGAGCAGACCTTGCCCTCAACGTTTGTTCTCCGCAATTTGGGGACACTTATTTGAGTCCTAGTCTGTTCCAGTATGGTTCATCCGTGTACAACATCACCATATTCTACAATTGCTCCTCCACATCCTATATAGATACCAGTCTTGCGGCATTCAAGTGTGGATATGAGAATACTCTCTTTACTGATGGTGTAGAATATGGGCTGTTGAGAACATTTCCATGGCTTGAGAGATGCGGGCGACAAGTCCAAGTGCCGCTAGATGTCGTTTATGATAGTAACGGTGGGCGTGATTTTCTGAAACAAGCTTTCACTAGCGGCTTTCTGGTCAACTATACTGTTCTCAACACTGTTCCTGTTGACAATA GTAAAGTTAATTTGACAAGGAAAATCATCGTAG CTGTTGGTGTGGTAATGGGAGGATTCATAACATGCATCGTAATAATTTACTGTTGTAGCTGTAAATATATGTCATCAACACAAGTAAAATTTTGGTTGACGGGAAAGAATGACCTAGATATCGAAGCATTCTTAAAAGATCGTGGAACTCTAGCACAAAAGAGATATAAATTTTCAGAAGTCAAGAAAATGACCAACTCCTTCAAAGTTAAACTGGGTGAAGGTGGCTTTGGTGCTGTATACAAAGGAGAGCTACTCAGTGGTTGCCCTGTGGccgtaaaaatattaaattcatcTAAAGGAAATGGTGAAGGCTTTATCAATGAGGTTTCTAGTATTAGTAGAACTGCTCATGTTAATGTTGTCACACTTTTTGGATTCTGCTTGGAAGACAGCAAGAAAGCTCTCATCTATGAATTTATGCATAATGGTTCCCTTGACAAGTTTATTTACAACAAGGGACTTGAAGCTACTGCATCATTGAGTTGGGATAATTTGTGGCAAATTTCCTTAGGGATAGCCCGAGGACTAGAGTATTTGCATAGGGGATGCAACACTCGTATCTTACATTTTGATATAAAACCACATAACATTCTTCTGGACGAGAACTTTTGCCCCAAGATATCAGATTTTGGGCTTGCAAAGCTTTGTCCTAGGAAAGAGAGCATTATTTCCATGTCATATGCTAGAGGGACAGTAGGATATGTTGCTCCAGAAGTGTGCAACAAACACTTTGGTGGAATTTCACACAAATCTGATGTCTACAGCTATGGAATGATGCTGCTTGAAATGGTGGGAGTGAAGAAGAATATTAATGCAGAAGTCAGTCAGACAAGTGAGTACTTCCCAGATTGGATATATAGCAGGCTAGAGCAGGGTGGAGATTTGACAACTGATGGGGAGATAGCCACAGAAGAAAAAGAGATGGCAAGGAGAATGACTATAGTGGGCTTATGGTGTGTTCAAACAATTCCACAAGATAGACCTACAATGAGTAGAGTAATAGATATGCTAGAAGGCAACATGAATTCCCTAGAAATGCCTCCAAAACCTGTTCTTTCTTCTCCAGCTAGATCGGTGCCAGAATTTACCACTAGTTCTTTGCAATCTGGGTAG